The Primulina eburnea isolate SZY01 chromosome 6, ASM2296580v1, whole genome shotgun sequence genome contains a region encoding:
- the LOC140833718 gene encoding pentatricopeptide repeat-containing protein At3g63370, chloroplastic isoform X9, whose amino-acid sequence MASLIQLIDLNSVAASTTPFVHKNTWRNSTVRIHTTPIKTTSLREALLSLSNILVSSSQKNCLDKAYSSVLDLCASQKSLSHGKQIHAHVLKCNNVRDLPFLDTKLVLMYGKCGNLQEAEVLFEEMLERSIFTYNAMLGAYVLNGKSQAAIELYAEMRFWEIPLDAHTCCSVLKACAGFKDIYCGREIHGFGVKFGISCNDIFVNALANMYTKCNDLNAVVLLFNRMTGRGAELWNIMISAYSMNGMSREALRLFWEMQNVGVTPSTYTFVAALQACQDSLLGMQMHNIVLKSHIFSDRYVANALVVMYSKFSRIDEAIRVFTEMPERDNVSWNAMLSGYVQNGLYDEALKFFHEIVSSGQRLDQVSAISVLSACGRSGNLVNGMEVHACVLKNGMEFDLHVANTVIDMYAKCSKTNFMYYSFRRIYHKDPISWTTIIAGYIQNYCYEKALQLFKEVQVEGVDIDKMMLESALLACHWLHCILTVKEIHGYIVRRDFSDVIIQNTLVDVYGDCGKLDYARHIFGQIEVKNVVSWTSMITSYLDNGLACEALQLFFNMVRDDVELDSIAILTILSAAANLSALRKGKEIHGYLLRKYFHAEDLIASSLVDMYASCGDIDSSYAVFKSVKHRDLVIWTSMINAYGLHGHGMMATNLYRKMEAKNLYPDHIAFLALLHACSHSALVEEGKMFFQLMQQEYKLDPWPEHYACLVDLLGRANFLEEAFDLVRGMRPEPTAAVWCALLGACRIHSNIEIGEIASGKLLEMDPDNPGNYVLVSNLYAAAERWDDVEKVRMKMKVRGLKKDPACSWIEVGNKVHNFTSRDRSHPNSDEIYKKLSQITDKLKRDGGYDPETKHVLHNVEEEEKVKMLYSHSERLAIAYGLLVTPKEKPIRVTKNLREVHKNMDRLQKWNSRMVVLVTCMYFPYSPMCNVWISFLQGSREGQCFMSDYSNV is encoded by the coding sequence ATGGCTTCCTTAATCCAGCTCATAGACCTCAACTCTGTTGCTGCCTCAACAACACCGTTCGTTCACAAGAATACTTGGCGGAATTCAACTGTCAGAATTCACACGACGCCAATAAAAACAACCAGTCTACGAGAAGCCCTTTTGTCACTCTCCAACATTTTAGTTTCGAGCAGTCAGAAAAATTGCTTGGATAAAGCTTACTCATCAGTTCTTGATCTTTGTGCGAGCCAAAAGTCCCTATCACATGGCAAACAAATACATGCCCACGTTTTAAAATGCAACAATGTGCGTGATTTGCCATTCTTGGATACCAAACTTGTGCTTATGTATGGTAAATGTGGCAACTTACAGGAGGCCGAAGTGCTGTTTGAGGAAATGCTAGAAAGGAGTATTTTCACTTACAATGCAATGCTTGGTGCATATGTTTTGAATGGGAAGTCTCAGGCAGCAATTGAACTTTATGCAGAAATGAGATTCTGGGAAATTCCCTTAGACGCCCATACTTGTTGCAGTGTCTTAAAGGCTTGTGCTGGATTTAAAGATATTTACTGTGGAAGGGAAATTCATGGATTTGGCGTGAAGTTTGGGATTTCATGTAATGATATTTTTGTGAATGCACTCGCGAACATGTACACCAAGTGCAATGATCTAAATGCGGTGGTGTTGTTATTTAATAGAATGACAGGAAGAGGAGCTGAGTTGTGGAATATAATGATTTCAGCATATTCTATGAATGGGATGAGCAGAGAAGCATTAAGGCTGTTTTGGGAAATGCAAAATGTTGGTGTCACCCCTAGCACATATACTTTTGTGGCTGCTCTTCAAGCCTGTCAGGATTCATTACttgggatgcaaatgcacaATATCGTTCTGAAATCTCACATTTTTTCTGATCGTTATGTCGCAAATGCCTTGGTTGTCATGTACTCAAAGTTCTCTAGAATTGATGAAGCTATTAGAGTATTCACTGAAATGCCTGAGAGAGATAATGTTTCTTGGAATGCCATGTTATCTGGTTATGTTCAAAATGGCCTCTATGACGAAgcactcaaattctttcatgaGATCGTGAGTTCTGGTCAGCGCCTGGACCAGGTATCAGCAATCAGTGTTCTGTCAGCCTGTGGCAGGTCAGGGAATCTGGTGAATGGAATGGAAGTTCATGCTTGTGTTCTGAAAAATGGGATGGAATTTGATCTTCACGTAGCCAACACAGTAATTGACATGTATGCGAAGTGTTCTAAAAcaaatttcatgtattattctTTTCGGAGAATTTACCACAAAGACCCTATTTCTTGGACGACAATCATTGCCGGTTATATTCAAAATTATTGTTATGAAAAGGCCTTGCAGTTATTCAAGGAAGTGCAGGTGGAGGGTGTTGATATTGATAAGATGATGCTTGAAAGTGCTCTCCTAGCTTGTCACTGGTTACATTGCATTCTAACTGTGAAAGAGATCCATGGTTACATAGTGAGAAGAGATTTTTCAGATGTTATCATACAAAACACGTTGGTTGATGTGTATGGGGATTGTGGAAAATTAGATTATGCAAGACACATATTTGGGCAAATTGAAGTTAAAAACGTTGTATCCTGGACAAGCATGATAACTTCTTATTTAGATAACGGACTTGCGTGTGAGGCTCTTCAACTTTTCTTCAACATGGTCAGGGAtgatgttgaactggattctatTGCAATCTTGACTATTCTCTCGGCAGCTGCTAATTTATCTGCCCTGAGGAAGGGTAAAGAGATTCATGGATATTTGCTGAGGAAGTACTTTCATGCAGAGGATTTGATTGCTAGCTCACTTGTGGATATGTATGCTAGCTGTGGGGATATTGATAGCTCTTATGCTGTTTTCAAATCTGTAAAACATAGAGATTTAGTCATATGGACAAGTATGATTAATGCATATGGACTGCATGGCCATGGTATGATGGCTACAAATTTATATAGAAAGATGGAGGCCAAGAACCTTTACCCTGATCATATAGCATTTTTGGCACTGCTTCATGCATGCAGTCATTCAGCATTAGTAGAAgaaggaaaaatgttttttcaactTATGCAACAAGAATATAAATTGGATCCATGGCCTGAACACTATGCCTGTCTGGTTGATCTTCTAGGTCGCGCAAATTTTTTGGAAGAGGCATTTGATTTAGTGAGAGGCATGAGACCAGAGCCTACAGCTGCTGTCTGGTGTGCTCTTCTTGGTGCCTGCAGAATTCATTCTAATATTGAGATAGGGGAGATAGCTTCAGGGAAGCTTCTTGAAATGGATCCGGATAATCCGGGAAATTATGTGCTTGTATCTAACTTATATGCAGCTGCAGAGAGATGGGATGATGTGGAGAAAGTGAGGATGAAAATGAAAGTGAGGGGACTGAAAAAAGACCCTGCTTGTAGTTGGATAGAGGTTGGAAATAAGGTTCATAACTTTACTTCTAGGGACAGGTCTCATCCAAATTCTGATGAAATATACAAAAAGCTCTCTCAGATAACTGATAAATTGAAGAGGGATGGAGGGTATGACCCTGAAACAAAGCACGTGCTACACAATGTGGAGGAGGAAGAGAAAGTAAAGATGCTTTACAGTCATAGTGAAAGGCTTGCAATTGCGTATGGTTTACT
- the LOC140833718 gene encoding pentatricopeptide repeat-containing protein At3g63370, chloroplastic isoform X10, translated as MASLIQLIDLNSVAASTTPFVHKNTWRNSTVRIHTTPIKTTSLREALLSLSNILVSSSQKNCLDKAYSSVLDLCASQKSLSHGKQIHAHVLKCNNVRDLPFLDTKLVLMYGKCGNLQEAEVLFEEMLERSIFTYNAMLGAYVLNGKSQAAIELYAEMRFWEIPLDAHTCCSVLKACAGFKDIYCGREIHGFGVKFGISCNDIFVNALANMYTKCNDLNAVVLLFNRMTGRGAELWNIMISAYSMNGMSREALRLFWEMQNVGVTPSTYTFVAALQACQDSLLGMQMHNIVLKSHIFSDRYVANALVVMYSKFSRIDEAIRVFTEMPERDNVSWNAMLSGYVQNGLYDEALKFFHEIVSSGQRLDQVSAISVLSACGRSGNLVNGMEVHACVLKNGMEFDLHVANTVIDMYAKCSKTNFMYYSFRRIYHKDPISWTTIIAGYIQNYCYEKALQLFKEVQVEGVDIDKMMLESALLACHWLHCILTVKEIHGYIVRRDFSDVIIQNTLVDVYGDCGKLDYARHIFGQIEVKNVVSWTSMITSYLDNGLACEALQLFFNMVRDDVELDSIAILTILSAAANLSALRKGKEIHGYLLRKYFHAEDLIASSLVDMYASCGDIDSSYAVFKSVKHRDLVIWTSMINAYGLHGHGMMATNLYRKMEAKNLYPDHIAFLALLHACSHSALVEEGKMFFQLMQQEYKLDPWPEHYACLVDLLGRANFLEEAFDLVRGMRPEPTAAVWCALLGACRIHSNIEIGEIASGKLLEMDPDNPGNYVLVSNLYAAAERWDDVEKVRMKMKVRGLKKDPACSWIEVGNKVHNFTSRDRSHPNSDEIYKKLSQITDKLKRDGGYDPETKHVLHNVEEEEKVKMLYSHSERLAIAYGLLVTPKEKPIRVTKNLREAQSVSSICYFLNNEMKVCSIT; from the coding sequence ATGGCTTCCTTAATCCAGCTCATAGACCTCAACTCTGTTGCTGCCTCAACAACACCGTTCGTTCACAAGAATACTTGGCGGAATTCAACTGTCAGAATTCACACGACGCCAATAAAAACAACCAGTCTACGAGAAGCCCTTTTGTCACTCTCCAACATTTTAGTTTCGAGCAGTCAGAAAAATTGCTTGGATAAAGCTTACTCATCAGTTCTTGATCTTTGTGCGAGCCAAAAGTCCCTATCACATGGCAAACAAATACATGCCCACGTTTTAAAATGCAACAATGTGCGTGATTTGCCATTCTTGGATACCAAACTTGTGCTTATGTATGGTAAATGTGGCAACTTACAGGAGGCCGAAGTGCTGTTTGAGGAAATGCTAGAAAGGAGTATTTTCACTTACAATGCAATGCTTGGTGCATATGTTTTGAATGGGAAGTCTCAGGCAGCAATTGAACTTTATGCAGAAATGAGATTCTGGGAAATTCCCTTAGACGCCCATACTTGTTGCAGTGTCTTAAAGGCTTGTGCTGGATTTAAAGATATTTACTGTGGAAGGGAAATTCATGGATTTGGCGTGAAGTTTGGGATTTCATGTAATGATATTTTTGTGAATGCACTCGCGAACATGTACACCAAGTGCAATGATCTAAATGCGGTGGTGTTGTTATTTAATAGAATGACAGGAAGAGGAGCTGAGTTGTGGAATATAATGATTTCAGCATATTCTATGAATGGGATGAGCAGAGAAGCATTAAGGCTGTTTTGGGAAATGCAAAATGTTGGTGTCACCCCTAGCACATATACTTTTGTGGCTGCTCTTCAAGCCTGTCAGGATTCATTACttgggatgcaaatgcacaATATCGTTCTGAAATCTCACATTTTTTCTGATCGTTATGTCGCAAATGCCTTGGTTGTCATGTACTCAAAGTTCTCTAGAATTGATGAAGCTATTAGAGTATTCACTGAAATGCCTGAGAGAGATAATGTTTCTTGGAATGCCATGTTATCTGGTTATGTTCAAAATGGCCTCTATGACGAAgcactcaaattctttcatgaGATCGTGAGTTCTGGTCAGCGCCTGGACCAGGTATCAGCAATCAGTGTTCTGTCAGCCTGTGGCAGGTCAGGGAATCTGGTGAATGGAATGGAAGTTCATGCTTGTGTTCTGAAAAATGGGATGGAATTTGATCTTCACGTAGCCAACACAGTAATTGACATGTATGCGAAGTGTTCTAAAAcaaatttcatgtattattctTTTCGGAGAATTTACCACAAAGACCCTATTTCTTGGACGACAATCATTGCCGGTTATATTCAAAATTATTGTTATGAAAAGGCCTTGCAGTTATTCAAGGAAGTGCAGGTGGAGGGTGTTGATATTGATAAGATGATGCTTGAAAGTGCTCTCCTAGCTTGTCACTGGTTACATTGCATTCTAACTGTGAAAGAGATCCATGGTTACATAGTGAGAAGAGATTTTTCAGATGTTATCATACAAAACACGTTGGTTGATGTGTATGGGGATTGTGGAAAATTAGATTATGCAAGACACATATTTGGGCAAATTGAAGTTAAAAACGTTGTATCCTGGACAAGCATGATAACTTCTTATTTAGATAACGGACTTGCGTGTGAGGCTCTTCAACTTTTCTTCAACATGGTCAGGGAtgatgttgaactggattctatTGCAATCTTGACTATTCTCTCGGCAGCTGCTAATTTATCTGCCCTGAGGAAGGGTAAAGAGATTCATGGATATTTGCTGAGGAAGTACTTTCATGCAGAGGATTTGATTGCTAGCTCACTTGTGGATATGTATGCTAGCTGTGGGGATATTGATAGCTCTTATGCTGTTTTCAAATCTGTAAAACATAGAGATTTAGTCATATGGACAAGTATGATTAATGCATATGGACTGCATGGCCATGGTATGATGGCTACAAATTTATATAGAAAGATGGAGGCCAAGAACCTTTACCCTGATCATATAGCATTTTTGGCACTGCTTCATGCATGCAGTCATTCAGCATTAGTAGAAgaaggaaaaatgttttttcaactTATGCAACAAGAATATAAATTGGATCCATGGCCTGAACACTATGCCTGTCTGGTTGATCTTCTAGGTCGCGCAAATTTTTTGGAAGAGGCATTTGATTTAGTGAGAGGCATGAGACCAGAGCCTACAGCTGCTGTCTGGTGTGCTCTTCTTGGTGCCTGCAGAATTCATTCTAATATTGAGATAGGGGAGATAGCTTCAGGGAAGCTTCTTGAAATGGATCCGGATAATCCGGGAAATTATGTGCTTGTATCTAACTTATATGCAGCTGCAGAGAGATGGGATGATGTGGAGAAAGTGAGGATGAAAATGAAAGTGAGGGGACTGAAAAAAGACCCTGCTTGTAGTTGGATAGAGGTTGGAAATAAGGTTCATAACTTTACTTCTAGGGACAGGTCTCATCCAAATTCTGATGAAATATACAAAAAGCTCTCTCAGATAACTGATAAATTGAAGAGGGATGGAGGGTATGACCCTGAAACAAAGCACGTGCTACACAATGTGGAGGAGGAAGAGAAAGTAAAGATGCTTTACAGTCATAGTGAAAGGCTTGCAATTGCGTATGGTTTACT
- the LOC140833718 gene encoding pentatricopeptide repeat-containing protein At3g63370, chloroplastic isoform X8: MASLIQLIDLNSVAASTTPFVHKNTWRNSTVRIHTTPIKTTSLREALLSLSNILVSSSQKNCLDKAYSSVLDLCASQKSLSHGKQIHAHVLKCNNVRDLPFLDTKLVLMYGKCGNLQEAEVLFEEMLERSIFTYNAMLGAYVLNGKSQAAIELYAEMRFWEIPLDAHTCCSVLKACAGFKDIYCGREIHGFGVKFGISCNDIFVNALANMYTKCNDLNAVVLLFNRMTGRGAELWNIMISAYSMNGMSREALRLFWEMQNVGVTPSTYTFVAALQACQDSLLGMQMHNIVLKSHIFSDRYVANALVVMYSKFSRIDEAIRVFTEMPERDNVSWNAMLSGYVQNGLYDEALKFFHEIVSSGQRLDQVSAISVLSACGRSGNLVNGMEVHACVLKNGMEFDLHVANTVIDMYAKCSKTNFMYYSFRRIYHKDPISWTTIIAGYIQNYCYEKALQLFKEVQVEGVDIDKMMLESALLACHWLHCILTVKEIHGYIVRRDFSDVIIQNTLVDVYGDCGKLDYARHIFGQIEVKNVVSWTSMITSYLDNGLACEALQLFFNMVRDDVELDSIAILTILSAAANLSALRKGKEIHGYLLRKYFHAEDLIASSLVDMYASCGDIDSSYAVFKSVKHRDLVIWTSMINAYGLHGHGMMATNLYRKMEAKNLYPDHIAFLALLHACSHSALVEEGKMFFQLMQQEYKLDPWPEHYACLVDLLGRANFLEEAFDLVRGMRPEPTAAVWCALLGACRIHSNIEIGEIASGKLLEMDPDNPGNYVLVSNLYAAAERWDDVEKVRMKMKVRGLKKDPACSWIEVGNKVHNFTSRDRSHPNSDEIYKKLSQITDKLKRDGGYDPETKHVLHNVEEEEKVKMLYSHSERLAIAYGLLVTPKEKPIRVTKNLRVCGDCHSFTKLVSKFCERDIIVRDANRFHSFKDGEAQSVSSICYFLNNEMKVCSIT; this comes from the coding sequence ATGGCTTCCTTAATCCAGCTCATAGACCTCAACTCTGTTGCTGCCTCAACAACACCGTTCGTTCACAAGAATACTTGGCGGAATTCAACTGTCAGAATTCACACGACGCCAATAAAAACAACCAGTCTACGAGAAGCCCTTTTGTCACTCTCCAACATTTTAGTTTCGAGCAGTCAGAAAAATTGCTTGGATAAAGCTTACTCATCAGTTCTTGATCTTTGTGCGAGCCAAAAGTCCCTATCACATGGCAAACAAATACATGCCCACGTTTTAAAATGCAACAATGTGCGTGATTTGCCATTCTTGGATACCAAACTTGTGCTTATGTATGGTAAATGTGGCAACTTACAGGAGGCCGAAGTGCTGTTTGAGGAAATGCTAGAAAGGAGTATTTTCACTTACAATGCAATGCTTGGTGCATATGTTTTGAATGGGAAGTCTCAGGCAGCAATTGAACTTTATGCAGAAATGAGATTCTGGGAAATTCCCTTAGACGCCCATACTTGTTGCAGTGTCTTAAAGGCTTGTGCTGGATTTAAAGATATTTACTGTGGAAGGGAAATTCATGGATTTGGCGTGAAGTTTGGGATTTCATGTAATGATATTTTTGTGAATGCACTCGCGAACATGTACACCAAGTGCAATGATCTAAATGCGGTGGTGTTGTTATTTAATAGAATGACAGGAAGAGGAGCTGAGTTGTGGAATATAATGATTTCAGCATATTCTATGAATGGGATGAGCAGAGAAGCATTAAGGCTGTTTTGGGAAATGCAAAATGTTGGTGTCACCCCTAGCACATATACTTTTGTGGCTGCTCTTCAAGCCTGTCAGGATTCATTACttgggatgcaaatgcacaATATCGTTCTGAAATCTCACATTTTTTCTGATCGTTATGTCGCAAATGCCTTGGTTGTCATGTACTCAAAGTTCTCTAGAATTGATGAAGCTATTAGAGTATTCACTGAAATGCCTGAGAGAGATAATGTTTCTTGGAATGCCATGTTATCTGGTTATGTTCAAAATGGCCTCTATGACGAAgcactcaaattctttcatgaGATCGTGAGTTCTGGTCAGCGCCTGGACCAGGTATCAGCAATCAGTGTTCTGTCAGCCTGTGGCAGGTCAGGGAATCTGGTGAATGGAATGGAAGTTCATGCTTGTGTTCTGAAAAATGGGATGGAATTTGATCTTCACGTAGCCAACACAGTAATTGACATGTATGCGAAGTGTTCTAAAAcaaatttcatgtattattctTTTCGGAGAATTTACCACAAAGACCCTATTTCTTGGACGACAATCATTGCCGGTTATATTCAAAATTATTGTTATGAAAAGGCCTTGCAGTTATTCAAGGAAGTGCAGGTGGAGGGTGTTGATATTGATAAGATGATGCTTGAAAGTGCTCTCCTAGCTTGTCACTGGTTACATTGCATTCTAACTGTGAAAGAGATCCATGGTTACATAGTGAGAAGAGATTTTTCAGATGTTATCATACAAAACACGTTGGTTGATGTGTATGGGGATTGTGGAAAATTAGATTATGCAAGACACATATTTGGGCAAATTGAAGTTAAAAACGTTGTATCCTGGACAAGCATGATAACTTCTTATTTAGATAACGGACTTGCGTGTGAGGCTCTTCAACTTTTCTTCAACATGGTCAGGGAtgatgttgaactggattctatTGCAATCTTGACTATTCTCTCGGCAGCTGCTAATTTATCTGCCCTGAGGAAGGGTAAAGAGATTCATGGATATTTGCTGAGGAAGTACTTTCATGCAGAGGATTTGATTGCTAGCTCACTTGTGGATATGTATGCTAGCTGTGGGGATATTGATAGCTCTTATGCTGTTTTCAAATCTGTAAAACATAGAGATTTAGTCATATGGACAAGTATGATTAATGCATATGGACTGCATGGCCATGGTATGATGGCTACAAATTTATATAGAAAGATGGAGGCCAAGAACCTTTACCCTGATCATATAGCATTTTTGGCACTGCTTCATGCATGCAGTCATTCAGCATTAGTAGAAgaaggaaaaatgttttttcaactTATGCAACAAGAATATAAATTGGATCCATGGCCTGAACACTATGCCTGTCTGGTTGATCTTCTAGGTCGCGCAAATTTTTTGGAAGAGGCATTTGATTTAGTGAGAGGCATGAGACCAGAGCCTACAGCTGCTGTCTGGTGTGCTCTTCTTGGTGCCTGCAGAATTCATTCTAATATTGAGATAGGGGAGATAGCTTCAGGGAAGCTTCTTGAAATGGATCCGGATAATCCGGGAAATTATGTGCTTGTATCTAACTTATATGCAGCTGCAGAGAGATGGGATGATGTGGAGAAAGTGAGGATGAAAATGAAAGTGAGGGGACTGAAAAAAGACCCTGCTTGTAGTTGGATAGAGGTTGGAAATAAGGTTCATAACTTTACTTCTAGGGACAGGTCTCATCCAAATTCTGATGAAATATACAAAAAGCTCTCTCAGATAACTGATAAATTGAAGAGGGATGGAGGGTATGACCCTGAAACAAAGCACGTGCTACACAATGTGGAGGAGGAAGAGAAAGTAAAGATGCTTTACAGTCATAGTGAAAGGCTTGCAATTGCGTATGGTTTACT